The Ruminococcus bovis genome includes a region encoding these proteins:
- a CDS encoding starch-binding protein has protein sequence MKQKKGFLSIILVLTILSSAFAFTVNAVTGASGETVYVRTTGSNPTCYMWTTSGGTTTNNGAWPGAKMTKVEDNIYSYTLTGSFENVIFNDSNGQTGNLVYQGANMLYDKSTGKWEQYAGSENPPTVTFSKKDGATYTNTVNVKITTSKATSASYKIDNGSAVSFSGETTVTIGEGVSVGTSTTISVTATNEYGTTNQSITLTKKESSQGGGSDGSTTPAETGKYATNPNGKVGKKASITIDGDASDWSDDMLIAQGAAWDVANHWKGGHENCVLDTYSLYGAWDDDNLYIGWQMVNTTDTWAKSGDGPLSDGGRVLDVPLILALSIDNNSTKMSNKNTSGNPIWGRKMGLEFTTHVDRLLYMSGKPGLGEPAMFSAVDEEGNTNYTDGMVGFKNGGIEYKMATTCITDSIIGLNSSDDPQDCYDDGADWVDYKTFQGSAGTHDTKYDSFYEIKIPLDTLGIDSSYLTNNGIGAMLVATRGESALDCIPHDPSMLDNVTGDYSADPSTSAEKDDVDNITVPFAKIGTLGSTDPTQPTTVTKPTTATTATSATTVTTTTKPTTVTTTTKPTTVTTTTKPTTATTVTEPTGILGDVNGDGVVNVKDATLIQKYAAEMTVELNLKLADYNKDGNVNVKDATDIQKTTAFLN, from the coding sequence ATGAAACAGAAAAAAGGATTTTTATCAATAATCCTTGTTCTTACAATTCTTTCTTCAGCATTTGCATTTACAGTTAACGCTGTAACAGGTGCATCCGGTGAGACAGTTTATGTAAGAACAACAGGCTCAAACCCAACATGTTATATGTGGACTACTTCAGGTGGTACTACAACTAACAACGGTGCTTGGCCCGGTGCAAAAATGACAAAGGTTGAGGATAACATTTATTCTTACACTCTAACAGGTTCTTTTGAAAATGTTATTTTCAACGATAGCAACGGACAAACAGGTAACTTGGTTTATCAGGGAGCTAATATGCTTTATGATAAGTCAACAGGTAAGTGGGAACAGTATGCAGGTAGCGAAAACCCACCAACTGTTACTTTCAGCAAGAAAGACGGTGCTACATACACAAATACTGTAAATGTTAAGATTACAACATCTAAAGCTACAAGTGCTTCATACAAGATTGACAACGGCAGTGCTGTTTCTTTCTCAGGTGAAACAACTGTAACAATCGGTGAAGGTGTTTCTGTTGGTACTTCAACAACAATTTCTGTTACTGCTACTAACGAATACGGTACAACTAATCAGTCAATCACTCTAACTAAGAAAGAATCAAGCCAGGGTGGTGGAAGTGATGGTTCTACTACACCTGCTGAAACAGGCAAATATGCAACAAACCCTAACGGTAAAGTTGGTAAAAAGGCATCTATCACAATTGACGGTGACGCAAGTGACTGGTCAGATGATATGCTAATTGCTCAGGGTGCTGCATGGGATGTTGCTAACCACTGGAAGGGTGGTCACGAAAACTGTGTACTAGATACATATTCTCTATATGGTGCATGGGATGACGATAACCTATACATCGGTTGGCAGATGGTTAACACAACTGATACATGGGCTAAATCAGGTGACGGTCCTCTATCTGATGGTGGTAGAGTTCTTGATGTTCCACTAATCCTTGCTCTAAGCATTGACAATAACTCAACAAAGATGTCTAACAAGAACACAAGTGGTAATCCAATTTGGGGTCGTAAGATGGGTCTTGAATTTACAACTCATGTTGACAGACTTCTATATATGAGTGGTAAGCCTGGTCTTGGTGAACCTGCTATGTTCTCAGCAGTTGATGAAGAAGGTAACACAAACTATACTGACGGTATGGTAGGCTTTAAAAATGGTGGTATCGAATACAAGATGGCGACAACTTGTATCACAGATTCTATCATTGGTCTAAACTCTTCTGATGACCCTCAGGATTGTTATGATGACGGTGCTGATTGGGTTGACTACAAGACATTCCAGGGTTCTGCAGGTACTCACGATACAAAGTATGATTCATTCTACGAAATTAAGATTCCTCTAGATACTCTGGGTATTGACTCAAGCTACCTAACAAATAACGGTATCGGTGCAATGCTGGTTGCAACTCGTGGTGAATCTGCTCTTGACTGTATCCCTCACGACCCATCAATGCTAGATAATGTAACAGGTGACTACTCAGCTGACCCAAGTACATCAGCTGAAAAGGATGATGTTGATAACATTACAGTTCCATTTGCTAAGATTGGTACTCTAGGTTCTACAGACCCAACACAGCCAACAACTGTAACAAAGCCAACTACAGCAACAACAGCTACTTCAGCTACAACTGTAACTACTACAACTAAACCAACAACAGTTACAACAACTACAAAACCAACAACAGTTACAACTACAACAAAGCCAACTACTGCTACAACAGTAACAGAGCCTACCGGTATCTTAGGTGATGTAAACGGTGATGGTGTAGTTAATGTTAAGGATGCAACACTTATTCAAAAATATGCTGCTGAAATGACAGTTGAATTGAACTTAAAGTTAGCTGACTATAATAAAGACGGCAATGTTAATGTTAAGGATGCAACTGATATTCAAAAAACTACTGCATTCTTAAACTAA
- the fic gene encoding protein adenylyltransferase Fic: MLENKLGIKNSAELAREEERLSKKKAVKLFENGVLNNLPSGKFSTLQVIHKYLFEDIYDFSGELRTVNIAKGNFRFAPVMYLKTALENIDKMPQSTFDEIIEKYVEMNIAHPFREGNGRSTRIWLDHILKNEIGMVVDWSRIDKEDYLLAMERSPIKDIEIKYVLKNALTNEINNRELYMKGIDHSYYYEGYNAFATDEL, encoded by the coding sequence ATGCTTGAAAATAAATTAGGAATAAAAAATTCTGCTGAACTTGCTCGTGAAGAAGAGAGACTCAGTAAGAAAAAAGCAGTTAAATTATTTGAAAATGGTGTATTAAATAATTTACCAAGTGGCAAGTTTTCAACTTTACAAGTAATCCATAAGTATTTATTTGAAGATATTTATGATTTTTCCGGGGAACTTCGCACTGTAAATATTGCAAAAGGAAATTTTCGTTTTGCACCTGTAATGTATCTAAAGACTGCCTTAGAAAATATTGATAAGATGCCCCAATCAACTTTTGATGAAATAATTGAAAAATATGTAGAAATGAATATTGCCCATCCTTTCAGAGAAGGTAACGGCAGAAGTACAAGAATATGGCTAGACCATATTCTAAAAAATGAAATAGGTATGGTTGTTGATTGGAGTAGGATAGATAAAGAAGATTATTTGCTTGCAATGGAACGTAGTCCAATCAAAGATATTGAGATTAAGTATGTCTTAAAAAATGCATTAACAAATGAAATCAATAACCGTGAATTATATATGAAAGGCATCGACCATAGCTATTATTATGAAGGCTATAATGCCTTTGCAACCGATGAGTTATAA
- a CDS encoding DUF3794 domain-containing protein codes for MELENNIKLCGRDTMVTQAIEEPVDVDLTLPDYCPDIEKILKCTLTPQIFSRNISGGVLEIEGASVIKVMYVDSVRKTLRTSQQTVPFNRAINIKDYPENHFLDTVATTEYVNCRALSPRRLVIKGALSIKVDIVGKTTTIIPSSESFSNFQKKCCTKKYMDVTSVTEETFNINETISVYNKPPIEQVIKSIVKINVTDHKSMDDKIVLKGEVNLRLLYLSDLDSGKTECIDYMIPFNQIVSCVGAGEDTVNNVNCKLLSYDVKITKENEEKTILLDARVNMTAVCYKEREQSFLVDAYSRDYFCDLKNKPVTLVNSVREIKRNFIKKMDISSNDQDFTKVIDVYNETASVNVSDEKGFITFVGKGSICIVACDKEGTPFYIERTMDFSETTDEQFSPVKSCSVSVVSVSYRIKDDRTLEIRVEFSVSAFVTTVENDSFVEDVIVYEDKKIEKNSSALTLYFAEKGETVWDIGKRYSTDCAFIKEDNELEEETLPEKEMLIIRR; via the coding sequence ATGGAACTTGAAAATAATATAAAATTATGTGGTAGAGATACTATGGTAACTCAGGCAATAGAAGAACCGGTTGATGTTGACCTAACATTACCTGACTATTGTCCTGATATAGAGAAAATACTGAAATGCACTTTAACACCACAAATTTTTTCTCGTAATATTTCAGGTGGTGTACTGGAGATAGAGGGTGCGTCTGTAATCAAGGTTATGTATGTTGACAGTGTGCGAAAAACCTTGCGTACAAGCCAACAGACAGTTCCTTTCAATCGTGCAATTAATATTAAGGATTATCCGGAAAATCATTTTCTGGATACAGTTGCCACAACTGAATATGTGAATTGCAGAGCATTGTCACCACGCAGATTGGTTATCAAAGGTGCATTGAGTATTAAGGTTGATATTGTAGGGAAAACAACTACAATTATTCCATCATCAGAAAGTTTTTCAAATTTTCAGAAGAAGTGTTGTACTAAGAAGTATATGGATGTAACTTCTGTAACAGAAGAAACTTTCAATATTAACGAAACTATCAGTGTTTACAATAAGCCACCAATTGAACAGGTGATAAAGTCAATTGTAAAAATCAATGTTACCGACCATAAGTCTATGGATGACAAGATTGTGCTTAAAGGTGAAGTCAACTTAAGACTTCTTTATTTATCCGATTTAGATAGTGGCAAAACTGAATGTATTGATTATATGATTCCTTTTAATCAGATTGTCTCTTGTGTTGGTGCAGGTGAAGATACAGTAAATAATGTGAATTGTAAACTGCTTTCCTATGATGTGAAGATTACAAAGGAAAATGAAGAGAAAACAATTCTCCTTGATGCAAGGGTAAATATGACTGCAGTTTGTTATAAAGAGAGAGAACAGTCATTTTTAGTTGATGCTTATTCTCGTGATTACTTTTGTGATTTAAAGAATAAGCCTGTTACACTTGTTAATTCTGTAAGAGAAATAAAAAGGAACTTCATTAAGAAAATGGATATTTCTTCCAATGACCAGGACTTTACCAAGGTTATTGATGTGTATAACGAGACTGCCTCAGTAAATGTATCTGATGAAAAAGGTTTTATAACATTTGTGGGTAAAGGTTCTATCTGTATTGTAGCTTGTGATAAAGAGGGAACACCATTCTACATAGAGCGTACAATGGATTTTTCCGAAACAACAGATGAACAGTTTTCGCCGGTAAAAAGTTGCAGTGTCTCTGTTGTATCAGTCAGTTACAGAATTAAGGACGACAGAACTCTGGAAATTCGTGTGGAATTTTCAGTTTCGGCATTTGTTACAACAGTTGAAAACGATAGTTTTGTTGAGGATGTTATTGTTTATGAGGATAAGAAAATTGAGAAAAATTCCTCAGCATTAACCCTGTATTTTGCCGAAAAAGGTGAAACTGTGTGGGATATAGGTAAAAGATATTCAACAGACTGTGCATTTATTAAAGAGGATAACGAACTTGAAGAAGAAACATTACCTGAAAAAGAAATGCTTATAATTAGAAGATAG
- the spoIVA gene encoding stage IV sporulation protein A: protein MTERSIYRDISQRTNGDIYIGVVGPVRTGKSTFIKKFMDTIVIPNIKDDSLKVRTNDELPQSSGGRTIMTTEPKFIPEEAMEISLPDKAHLKVRMIDCVGYVVKDSMGYMEDDMPRMVKTPWSKEEMPFDKAAEIGTKKVINDHSTIGLVITTDGSISDITRESYQEAEERVVKELKAINKPFVVLINSIEPSSPSVISLSEQLSGKYQVPVIPVNCLTMEENEIKRVLAQVLFEFPIKEINIDMPKWVVNLDKEHWLKKQIFTTIKENAMSMEKLRQVQETCQGIGKDEFVDTSEIKELDLGKGIADIKIVVNNNCFYKVMSEKTGTEIVDEEALMESISMLSAKQKEFDKIAAAYKDVEEKGYGIVMPTLEELSLDEPQIIKQSGKYGIRLKASAPSIHMMKIHTEAEVTPIVGSEQQSQELVSYLLKEFEENPAKIWESNIFGKSVHELVNEGLHNKLYRMPEDARKKIGETIQRIINDGCNGLICIIL, encoded by the coding sequence ATGACAGAGAGAAGCATATATCGTGACATTTCACAAAGAACAAATGGAGATATTTATATTGGAGTAGTTGGACCTGTGAGAACAGGAAAAAGTACATTTATCAAAAAGTTTATGGATACTATTGTTATTCCTAATATAAAAGATGACTCCCTAAAGGTTCGCACAAATGATGAATTACCTCAGTCATCAGGTGGTCGTACAATTATGACTACCGAACCAAAGTTTATTCCGGAAGAAGCAATGGAAATTTCTTTACCGGATAAAGCCCACCTAAAGGTTAGAATGATTGACTGTGTGGGTTATGTTGTAAAGGACTCAATGGGATATATGGAGGATGATATGCCTAGAATGGTAAAAACTCCATGGTCAAAGGAAGAAATGCCCTTTGATAAAGCAGCAGAAATCGGCACAAAAAAGGTTATCAACGACCATAGTACAATCGGTCTTGTAATCACAACAGACGGTTCAATCAGTGATATTACAAGAGAGTCCTACCAAGAAGCAGAGGAGAGAGTGGTAAAAGAACTAAAGGCTATCAACAAGCCATTTGTTGTACTAATTAATTCAATTGAGCCATCCTCACCGTCAGTTATTTCACTTTCAGAACAACTTTCCGGTAAGTACCAAGTGCCTGTAATTCCTGTGAATTGCCTTACAATGGAAGAAAATGAAATCAAGAGAGTGTTAGCACAAGTGCTATTTGAATTTCCGATTAAGGAAATTAATATTGATATGCCAAAGTGGGTTGTAAACCTGGATAAAGAACATTGGCTAAAGAAACAAATTTTCACAACTATAAAAGAAAATGCAATGTCAATGGAGAAACTTCGTCAAGTACAAGAAACTTGTCAAGGAATAGGCAAAGATGAATTTGTAGATACAAGCGAAATTAAAGAACTTGACCTAGGAAAAGGCATTGCCGATATTAAGATTGTAGTTAACAACAATTGTTTCTATAAAGTAATGTCAGAAAAAACAGGTACAGAAATTGTTGATGAAGAGGCACTGATGGAAAGTATCAGTATGCTTTCTGCTAAACAAAAGGAATTTGATAAAATTGCAGCAGCATATAAAGATGTGGAAGAAAAGGGCTATGGCATAGTAATGCCAACTTTAGAGGAACTTTCCCTTGATGAACCTCAGATTATCAAACAAAGTGGCAAGTATGGTATCAGACTTAAAGCCTCAGCACCATCAATTCATATGATGAAAATACATACAGAGGCAGAAGTTACACCAATAGTTGGCAGTGAACAACAAAGCCAAGAACTTGTTTCTTATCTACTAAAAGAGTTTGAAGAAAACCCTGCAAAAATATGGGAAAGCAACATTTTCGGAAAGTCAGTTCATGAACTTGTAAACGAAGGATTGCACAATAAACTGTACAGAATGCCGGAAGATGCCCGTAAAAAAATAGGGGAAACAATACAAAGAATTATTAATGATGGATGTAACGGATTGATTTGTATTATACTCTAA
- a CDS encoding OadG family transporter subunit, which translates to MDLKTIMAAGLSVSEKFNISFTVILTGFVVVFTVLILLILIIAAYGKIVSSAQNKSKAKKEAKAAAEKAAKATEKSAPAPAPVQKVAPSNGLTDEIVAVIAAAVDSTYGVGNAKIKSIKKSPSSGRPAWGQVGVIDNTRPF; encoded by the coding sequence ATGGATTTGAAAACTATCATGGCAGCCGGTTTGAGTGTCAGTGAGAAATTCAATATTTCTTTCACAGTTATTCTTACTGGTTTCGTAGTTGTTTTTACAGTTTTGATTCTTCTTATCCTAATCATTGCCGCTTATGGTAAGATAGTTTCATCTGCTCAAAACAAATCAAAGGCAAAGAAAGAAGCCAAAGCAGCTGCCGAAAAAGCTGCTAAGGCAACAGAAAAATCAGCTCCAGCACCTGCTCCTGTTCAGAAAGTTGCTCCTAGCAACGGTCTGACTGACGAAATCGTTGCAGTTATTGCAGCAGCCGTAGACAGTACATACGGCGTTGGTAACGCAAAGATTAAGAGCATCAAGAAGTCACCATCAAGTGGCAGACCTGCTTGGGGTCAAGTTGGTGTTATTGATAACACCAGACCATTTTAG
- a CDS encoding sodium ion-translocating decarboxylase subunit beta, which yields MGIIDGFLEGIIGLVESSGFVSLGWQNYVMVAVSFVLFYLAIAKEYEPLILLPLAFGMLLVNLCPSIMGAPSTEFVLQSEYLKTHDVASQSVQYATTVMNGEVYYNVPTYGGLLYYLYQGVKMGIYPPLIFLGIGAMTDFGPLIANPKSFILGAAAQLGIFFTFFGAIFLGFTQAQAGSIGIIGGADGPTAIFVTSKLAPDLLGPIAVAAYSYMALVPIIQPPIMKALTTKKERAIKMSQLRPVSKLEKIIFPIVVIVLVALLLPDAAPLVGMLMLGNLMKESGVVDRIAKTAQNELMNIVTIFLGVTVGATATGTVFLQLNTLKIILLGLIAFCLGTAAGVLFGKLMCVLTKGKVNPLIGSAGVSAVPMAARVSQKVGQQENPTNYLLMHAMGPNVAGVIGSAVAAGVLLSVIPH from the coding sequence ATGGGAATTATTGACGGTTTTCTAGAAGGTATCATCGGCCTTGTAGAATCTTCCGGCTTTGTATCACTAGGCTGGCAGAACTATGTAATGGTCGCAGTTTCTTTCGTACTTTTTTATCTGGCTATCGCAAAAGAATACGAACCACTAATCCTTTTACCTTTAGCATTTGGTATGCTACTTGTAAATTTATGTCCATCAATTATGGGTGCTCCTTCAACAGAGTTTGTACTTCAATCAGAGTATCTGAAAACCCATGATGTGGCGTCCCAATCAGTACAGTATGCAACTACTGTAATGAATGGTGAGGTTTATTATAATGTGCCTACTTACGGTGGCCTACTTTACTACCTATATCAGGGTGTTAAGATGGGTATTTACCCACCACTAATCTTCCTAGGTATTGGTGCTATGACTGACTTTGGCCCTCTAATTGCTAACCCTAAGTCATTCATCCTTGGTGCTGCTGCTCAGTTAGGTATCTTCTTCACATTCTTCGGTGCTATCTTCCTAGGCTTTACACAGGCTCAGGCAGGTTCAATCGGTATTATCGGTGGTGCTGATGGCCCTACTGCTATTTTCGTAACAAGTAAACTTGCTCCGGATCTACTAGGTCCTATCGCAGTTGCTGCTTACTCTTATATGGCACTTGTTCCTATTATTCAGCCACCTATTATGAAGGCTCTAACAACAAAGAAGGAAAGAGCAATCAAGATGTCTCAGCTAAGACCTGTTTCAAAGCTAGAGAAGATTATCTTCCCAATCGTTGTTATCGTTCTTGTAGCACTTCTACTTCCTGATGCTGCTCCACTAGTTGGTATGCTAATGCTTGGTAACCTAATGAAAGAATCAGGCGTTGTTGATAGAATCGCAAAGACAGCTCAGAACGAACTAATGAACATCGTTACTATCTTCCTAGGTGTAACAGTTGGTGCTACTGCAACAGGTACAGTTTTCCTACAGTTAAACACACTAAAGATTATTCTTTTAGGTCTAATCGCTTTCTGTCTAGGTACAGCTGCCGGTGTTCTATTTGGTAAGCTAATGTGCGTTCTAACTAAGGGTAAGGTTAATCCACTAATCGGTTCAGCCGGTGTTTCTGCCGTTCCAATGGCTGCTCGTGTATCACAGAAGGTTGGTCAGCAAGAAAACCCAACAAACTATCTATTAATGCACGCTATGGGACCAAATGTAGCAGGTGTTATCGGTTCTGCTGTTGCAGCCGGTGTTCTGCTAAGTGTTATCCCTCACTAA
- a CDS encoding YveK family protein, translated as MFYKDFTVSFFLKMILKRLKFIILLTLVGGILTLLYANFFITPSYSAQAMVIVQNYTAADAAADEAQKAAENGVTDQSQQEDIQDTTNAKSFNDGNVKIYASDLNASSTLAQYCTILFKNNVEIQNMLNGCGMEITQEQDSNFLWITMTSSNPKTAADTCNAVVNKITGTKNEQGLFDEIFSAGGVTAVKYASVPSSSTYPNVKNYALYGLVGGLALSLVISFILELVDTTVKHDDDLFKMYKIPVFGEIMDFEQNGDDTDEAKK; from the coding sequence TTGTTTTATAAGGATTTTACAGTATCATTCTTCTTGAAAATGATACTAAAGCGACTTAAATTTATTATTTTGCTTACATTAGTAGGTGGAATACTTACTTTACTATATGCCAATTTCTTTATTACACCATCATATTCTGCTCAAGCAATGGTAATTGTTCAGAACTATACTGCAGCAGATGCAGCAGCAGATGAGGCTCAAAAGGCTGCCGAAAATGGTGTTACCGATCAAAGTCAGCAAGAAGATATACAGGATACAACAAATGCAAAGAGCTTTAACGATGGCAATGTTAAGATTTATGCCAGTGACCTTAATGCTTCATCAACACTTGCTCAGTACTGTACAATTCTTTTCAAGAATAATGTTGAAATTCAGAATATGCTTAATGGTTGTGGTATGGAAATTACTCAGGAACAAGACAGTAACTTCCTATGGATTACAATGACTTCATCAAATCCTAAGACTGCTGCCGATACTTGTAACGCAGTTGTAAATAAAATCACAGGTACTAAGAATGAACAAGGTTTGTTTGATGAAATCTTCTCAGCCGGTGGTGTAACTGCAGTTAAGTATGCATCAGTACCATCCTCAAGCACATATCCAAATGTTAAGAACTATGCCCTTTATGGTTTAGTTGGTGGACTTGCACTTTCACTTGTTATTTCATTTATTCTTGAACTTGTTGATACAACAGTTAAGCATGATGATGACCTATTTAAAATGTATAAGATACCTGTATTCGGTGAAATAATGGACTTTGAACAGAATGGAGATGACACAGATGAAGCTAAGAAGTAA
- a CDS encoding CpsD/CapB family tyrosine-protein kinase: protein MKLRSKGRRRSDSGYSVGHSQSYMANSAQSGDAGKFAIIEGYKIARTNIQFSLSASNDNCFAVTSWSKGEGKSTSTSNIAISFAKMDKKVILLDCDLRRPNIHNLLKLENTAGMTSVLCNDKTFDQVVQREVLPNLDVLTVGTIPPNPSELIGSDNFANLIRELKKKYDYVIMDTAPIGIVTDALLVKDLVAGYLIVVREGVTTHGDIQNFLKAMETSGAKPMGFLKVGCDPSEGKSGKYKYKKYNRYNKYNSYEYYRYY from the coding sequence ATGAAGCTAAGAAGTAAAGGTAGAAGAAGATCTGATAGTGGATATTCTGTTGGTCATAGCCAAAGCTATATGGCAAATTCAGCTCAATCAGGTGACGCAGGTAAATTTGCTATTATTGAAGGTTATAAGATTGCAAGAACAAATATTCAATTCTCACTTTCAGCAAGTAATGACAACTGTTTTGCAGTAACTTCTTGGAGTAAGGGTGAGGGCAAAAGTACCTCAACCTCTAATATAGCTATTTCATTTGCAAAAATGGATAAAAAGGTTATTTTACTGGATTGTGACCTTAGAAGACCTAATATTCACAATCTTCTAAAACTTGAGAATACTGCCGGTATGACATCTGTTTTGTGTAATGATAAAACATTTGATCAGGTAGTACAGAGAGAAGTTTTACCTAATCTTGATGTACTTACAGTTGGTACAATACCACCAAACCCATCAGAACTTATCGGTTCAGACAATTTTGCTAATTTAATCAGAGAACTAAAGAAAAAGTATGATTATGTAATTATGGATACAGCTCCTATCGGTATTGTTACGGATGCTTTGCTTGTAAAGGACTTAGTAGCCGGTTACTTAATTGTTGTTCGTGAAGGTGTAACAACCCATGGTGACATTCAGAACTTTTTAAAAGCTATGGAAACTTCAGGTGCAAAACCAATGGGCTTCTTAAAGGTTGGTTGTGACCCAAGTGAAGGCAAAAGTGGCAAGTATAAGTACAAAAAGTACAATAGATACAACAAATATAACTCTTACGAATATTATAGATATTATTAA
- a CDS encoding aminotransferase class I/II-fold pyridoxal phosphate-dependent enzyme, whose product MNYSEMTKEQLLNEKSALEKQYEDYKAMNLKLDMSRGKPSTEQLNISSRILDILTSTSDCSTEKGFDCRNYGLMDGITEIKPIFAQMMQVDPDMIMVGGNSSLNMMFDTISLFMTKSPVEGEKPWLEVKNRKFLCPAPGYDRHFGITEYFGFEMITIPMTSEGPDMDMVEKLVAEDDSIKGIWCVPKYSNPQGITYSDETVKRFANLNPKAKDFRIFWDDAYCVHDVTETPDKLISLMDECKKTGKTDLPIIFCSTSKITFPGSGVAAMAADENNMKVIKEKYKYQTISFDKVNMLRHILFFKDIDGVKAHMDKHKSILKPKFDIVLKHLKESVGPTGVATWFEPNGGYFVAVDVMEGTAKKVVELCKEAGVVLTGAGATYPYGNDPKDSNIRIAPSYPTLDELEKAMEIFCVATKLAAVNKILENM is encoded by the coding sequence ATGAATTATTCAGAAATGACAAAAGAACAACTTCTTAACGAAAAGTCTGCTCTGGAAAAACAGTATGAAGATTACAAAGCAATGAACTTAAAGCTAGATATGTCAAGAGGTAAGCCAAGCACAGAACAGCTTAACATCTCTTCTCGTATCCTTGATATTCTAACATCAACAAGTGATTGTTCAACAGAAAAAGGTTTTGACTGCCGTAACTACGGTCTAATGGACGGTATTACAGAAATCAAGCCAATCTTTGCACAAATGATGCAGGTTGACCCTGATATGATTATGGTTGGTGGTAACTCATCACTTAATATGATGTTTGATACAATTTCATTATTTATGACTAAGTCACCTGTAGAGGGTGAAAAGCCATGGTTAGAAGTTAAGAACAGAAAGTTCTTATGTCCTGCTCCGGGTTATGACAGACACTTTGGTATTACAGAATACTTTGGCTTTGAAATGATTACAATTCCAATGACTAGTGAAGGTCCTGATATGGATATGGTTGAAAAGCTAGTTGCCGAAGATGACTCAATCAAGGGTATTTGGTGTGTTCCTAAGTATAGTAACCCTCAGGGTATCACATATAGTGATGAAACAGTAAAGAGATTTGCTAACCTAAATCCAAAGGCAAAAGATTTCAGAATTTTCTGGGATGATGCTTACTGTGTTCATGATGTTACAGAAACTCCTGATAAGCTTATTTCCCTAATGGATGAATGTAAGAAGACAGGTAAAACAGATTTACCAATTATCTTCTGTTCAACTTCTAAGATTACTTTCCCAGGTAGTGGTGTTGCTGCTATGGCTGCTGATGAAAACAATATGAAAGTAATTAAGGAAAAATATAAATATCAGACAATCAGCTTTGATAAGGTTAATATGCTAAGACATATCCTATTCTTTAAGGATATTGATGGCGTTAAGGCTCATATGGATAAGCATAAGAGTATCCTAAAGCCTAAGTTTGACATTGTTCTAAAGCATTTAAAGGAAAGTGTAGGTCCAACAGGTGTTGCAACTTGGTTTGAACCAAACGGTGGTTACTTTGTAGCAGTTGATGTTATGGAAGGTACTGCAAAGAAAGTTGTAGAACTTTGTAAAGAAGCCGGTGTTGTTCTGACAGGTGCAGGTGCAACATATCCATATGGCAACGACCCTAAGGATAGCAACATCAGAATTGCTCCATCATATCCAACACTTGATGAACTGGAAAAAGCAATGGAGATTTTCTGTGTAGCAACAAAACTTGCAGCAGTTAATAAAATTCTTGAAAATATGTAA